In Streptomyces chartreusis NRRL 3882, the following are encoded in one genomic region:
- a CDS encoding carboxymuconolactone decarboxylase family protein codes for MTARTRLLDPAVGRALSTLSKVAKQGLGDPALAELVVIRASQLNHCAFCLDMHLAIAREYGVSEKQLDLLAAWGEAEDVFDERERAALALTEAVTVLTDGFVPDEVYEQAAKHFDEAELAHLIGLVVAVNNWNRVMVGRRVPPGGHTP; via the coding sequence GTGACGGCTCGGACCCGCCTGCTCGACCCGGCGGTCGGGCGGGCCCTGTCCACGCTCAGCAAGGTCGCCAAGCAGGGCCTGGGCGACCCGGCCCTGGCCGAGCTCGTCGTGATCCGCGCCTCGCAGCTCAACCACTGCGCGTTCTGCCTCGACATGCATCTGGCGATCGCCCGCGAGTACGGGGTGAGCGAGAAGCAGCTCGATCTGCTGGCCGCGTGGGGGGAGGCCGAGGACGTCTTCGACGAGCGGGAGCGGGCCGCGCTGGCGCTGACGGAAGCGGTGACCGTGCTGACGGACGGGTTCGTGCCGGACGAGGTGTACGAGCAGGCCGCGAAGCACTTCGACGAGGCTGAACTCGCCCATCTGATCGGCCTGGTCGTCGCCGTCAACAACTGGAACCGGGTGATGGTCGGCCGCCGTGTTCCGCCAGGGGGTCACACGCCATGA
- a CDS encoding isocitrate lyase/PEP mutase family protein: MSKADVFRALHHHRAPGDPLVLPGPWDAASARVFAEAGFPALATPSAGVAACLGYEDGQVPADEMFAAVARIVRAVDVPVSADVEGGYGIAPKELVERLLEVGAVGCNLEDSEGGVLKDPRVHADWLAQVREAAGDRLFVNARVDTFARGVADPEAAIERAALYVAAGADCVYPIGAPPEVLPLLRAGIQGPINVVAVPGQGPSPAELGARGATRITFGPGLQRRATRALREIAAGLRP, encoded by the coding sequence ATGAGCAAGGCCGATGTGTTCCGCGCCCTGCACCACCACCGGGCCCCGGGTGATCCCCTGGTGCTGCCCGGGCCGTGGGACGCGGCCAGTGCCCGGGTGTTCGCCGAGGCCGGGTTCCCGGCGCTCGCCACGCCCAGTGCCGGGGTCGCCGCCTGCCTCGGCTACGAGGACGGGCAGGTCCCGGCCGACGAGATGTTCGCGGCGGTCGCCCGGATCGTCCGGGCCGTCGACGTGCCGGTCTCCGCCGACGTGGAGGGCGGTTACGGGATCGCGCCGAAGGAGCTCGTGGAGCGGCTGCTGGAGGTGGGGGCGGTGGGCTGCAACCTGGAGGACTCCGAGGGCGGGGTGCTCAAGGATCCGCGCGTGCACGCCGACTGGCTGGCGCAGGTGCGCGAGGCGGCCGGCGACCGGCTCTTCGTCAACGCCCGCGTGGACACCTTCGCCCGCGGGGTCGCCGATCCCGAAGCGGCCATCGAGAGGGCCGCGTTGTACGTCGCCGCGGGCGCCGACTGCGTCTACCCGATCGGCGCCCCGCCGGAGGTGCTGCCGCTGCTGCGGGCCGGTATCCAGGGGCCGATCAACGTGGTCGCGGTCCCGGGGCAGGGCCCCTCGCCCGCCGAACTCGGCGCGCGAGGGGCCACCCGGATCACCTTCGGGCCGGGGCTCCAGCGGCGGGCCACCCGCGCGCTGCGGGAGATCGCCGCCGGGCTGCGACCGTAG
- a CDS encoding ABC transporter substrate-binding protein has product MRVRTTAAVAAVSSLALLTGCGAADMTKQASPFANAQGAKTVTLSVQSWVGAQANVAVAQYILEHELGYRVDTVQVDEVPAWDALSQGRVDAILEDWGHPEQEQRYVKDKKTIAPGGELGVTGHIGWFVPTYLAKQHPDITNWKNLNKYSHLFRTPESGDKGQLMDGSPSYVTNDKALVKNLKLDYQVVFAGSEAAQITQMRQFAKEKKPFLTYWYSPQWLFKKVPMTEVKLPPYKEGCDADPEKVACAYPHTPLQKYLNSGFAKNGGKAAAFLKKFKWTTEDQNEVSLMIADKKMTPEDAAKKWVDSHRSTWKKWLS; this is encoded by the coding sequence ATGCGAGTCCGTACGACAGCCGCGGTCGCCGCGGTGAGCTCCCTGGCGCTGCTCACCGGCTGCGGTGCCGCCGACATGACCAAGCAGGCCTCGCCCTTCGCCAACGCGCAGGGCGCCAAGACCGTGACCCTGTCCGTGCAGTCCTGGGTGGGCGCCCAGGCCAACGTGGCCGTCGCCCAGTACATCCTGGAGCACGAACTGGGCTACCGCGTCGACACCGTCCAGGTCGACGAGGTGCCCGCCTGGGACGCCCTCAGCCAGGGCCGCGTCGACGCGATCCTGGAGGACTGGGGCCACCCCGAGCAGGAGCAGAGGTACGTCAAGGACAAGAAGACGATCGCCCCCGGCGGTGAACTCGGCGTCACCGGCCACATCGGCTGGTTCGTCCCGACGTACCTCGCCAAGCAGCACCCGGACATCACGAACTGGAAGAACCTCAACAAGTACTCCCACCTGTTCCGCACCCCGGAGAGCGGCGACAAGGGCCAGCTGATGGACGGTTCGCCGTCCTACGTCACCAACGACAAGGCGCTGGTGAAGAACCTGAAGCTGGACTACCAGGTGGTGTTCGCGGGCTCCGAGGCGGCGCAGATCACCCAGATGAGGCAGTTCGCCAAGGAGAAGAAGCCCTTCCTCACCTACTGGTACTCGCCGCAGTGGCTCTTCAAAAAGGTCCCCATGACCGAGGTGAAGCTGCCGCCGTACAAGGAGGGCTGCGACGCGGACCCGGAGAAGGTCGCCTGCGCCTATCCGCACACGCCGTTGCAGAAGTACCTGAACTCGGGCTTCGCGAAGAACGGCGGCAAGGCGGCGGCCTTCCTGAAGAAGTTCAAGTGGACGACCGAGGACCAGAACGAGGTCTCCCTGATGATCGCCGACAAGAAGATGACGCCGGAGGACGCGGCGAAGAAGTGGGTGGACAGCCACAGGTCCACGTGGAAGAAGTGGCTGTCCTGA
- a CDS encoding ABC transporter permease — protein MATITANPPRLGLPGLLRNRAVQKLLLLAVAAAILVPLASARWASGSWPGALTVDFSEPLAKASDWIIDNRDSHPLFLYFFGHVSNVVVIAVRAVYLALLAIGWAGVSALGALVAWRVAGVRLALGTAVAFLACGVLGMWVPTMQTLALMVVAVLASVVVGLLLGLAAGLSDRMDRVLRPVLDTMQVLPAFAYLLPVVLVFGIGVPAAVLATVIYAAPPMARLTSLGLRGADKEVLEAVESLGSTARQRLLTARIPLARKELLLGVNQTIMMALSMAVIAAVIGAGGLGDRVYQALASVDVGAALAAGIPIVLLAVVLDRVTGAAGEKLGAEPEPRSGRGWLIALAGVVAVAVAGRLAGRLDWPDAWVVGIAEPVNRAVDWMTAHLYSGVPVVGGTADWAGHFTTWVLDPMRDGLQSLPWWGVLLIVAALAWVIGTWRTALTAVLAMAAIGVLGVWKPSLDTLSQVLAAVVVTLVVGFAVGIAAARSDRLERALRPVLDVFQTMPQFVYLIPVVALFGVGRAPAVAAAIVYALPAVVRITTQGLRQVDPAALEASGSLGATSWQQLRQVQLPLARPALLLAVNQGLVLVLAVVVIGGLVGGGALGYDVVFGLAQGDLATGLVAGAAIVCLGLMLDRVTQPTERRAKKGA, from the coding sequence ATGGCGACCATCACCGCGAACCCGCCCCGCCTGGGCCTTCCCGGGCTGCTGCGGAACCGGGCCGTCCAGAAGCTTCTCCTGCTGGCCGTCGCGGCGGCGATCCTCGTCCCGCTGGCCAGTGCCCGCTGGGCCAGCGGCAGCTGGCCGGGCGCGCTTACCGTCGACTTCTCCGAGCCGCTCGCCAAGGCCAGCGACTGGATCATCGACAACCGCGACAGCCACCCGCTGTTCCTGTACTTCTTCGGCCACGTCAGCAACGTCGTCGTCATCGCCGTACGGGCCGTCTACCTCGCCCTCCTCGCCATCGGCTGGGCGGGCGTCAGCGCACTGGGCGCGCTCGTCGCCTGGCGCGTGGCGGGCGTCAGGCTGGCGCTCGGCACGGCCGTCGCGTTCCTCGCCTGCGGCGTGCTCGGCATGTGGGTGCCGACCATGCAGACCCTCGCCCTGATGGTCGTCGCGGTCCTCGCGTCGGTCGTGGTCGGCCTGCTGCTCGGACTCGCCGCCGGGCTGTCCGACCGGATGGACCGCGTCCTGCGCCCGGTCCTGGACACCATGCAGGTGCTGCCCGCCTTCGCCTACCTGCTGCCGGTCGTGCTGGTCTTCGGCATCGGCGTCCCGGCGGCCGTGCTGGCCACCGTCATCTACGCCGCCCCGCCCATGGCCCGGCTGACCTCGCTCGGTCTGCGCGGCGCCGACAAGGAGGTGTTGGAGGCCGTCGAGTCGCTCGGCTCCACCGCACGCCAGCGGCTGCTGACCGCCCGGATCCCGCTGGCCCGCAAGGAACTCCTCCTCGGCGTCAACCAGACGATCATGATGGCGCTGTCCATGGCCGTCATCGCGGCCGTCATCGGCGCGGGCGGTCTCGGTGACCGCGTCTACCAGGCACTGGCCTCGGTCGACGTGGGTGCCGCGCTCGCCGCCGGTATCCCGATCGTGCTGCTGGCCGTCGTCCTGGACCGCGTCACCGGCGCGGCGGGGGAGAAGCTCGGCGCCGAACCGGAGCCGCGCAGCGGGCGCGGCTGGCTCATCGCACTCGCCGGTGTCGTCGCCGTGGCGGTCGCCGGGCGGCTCGCGGGCCGCCTCGACTGGCCCGACGCCTGGGTCGTCGGCATCGCCGAGCCCGTCAACCGCGCCGTCGACTGGATGACCGCGCACCTGTACTCGGGCGTTCCCGTCGTCGGCGGCACCGCCGACTGGGCCGGCCACTTCACCACCTGGGTCCTCGACCCGATGCGCGACGGCCTGCAGTCGCTGCCCTGGTGGGGTGTCCTGCTGATCGTCGCCGCCCTGGCCTGGGTCATCGGCACCTGGCGCACCGCGCTCACCGCCGTCCTCGCCATGGCCGCCATCGGCGTGCTCGGCGTCTGGAAGCCCTCGCTGGACACGCTCTCCCAGGTCCTCGCGGCCGTCGTCGTCACCCTCGTCGTCGGGTTCGCCGTCGGTATCGCCGCGGCCCGCAGCGACCGCCTGGAGCGGGCCCTGCGGCCCGTGTTGGACGTCTTCCAGACGATGCCGCAGTTCGTGTACCTGATCCCGGTCGTCGCCCTGTTCGGCGTCGGCCGCGCCCCGGCCGTCGCGGCCGCGATCGTGTACGCGCTCCCGGCCGTCGTCCGCATCACCACCCAGGGCCTGCGCCAGGTCGACCCGGCCGCCCTGGAGGCCTCCGGCTCGCTGGGCGCGACCAGCTGGCAGCAGTTGCGGCAGGTCCAGCTCCCGCTGGCCCGCCCGGCCCTGCTGCTCGCCGTCAACCAGGGCCTCGTCCTGGTCCTCGCCGTCGTCGTCATCGGCGGCCTGGTCGGCGGTGGCGCGCTCGGCTACGACGTCGTCTTCGGCCTCGCCCAGGGCGATCTGGCGACCGGTCTGGTGGCCGGCGCGGCGATCGTCTGCCTCGGCCTGATGCTCGACCGGGTGACCCAGCCCACCGAACGCCGCGCGAAGAAGGGGGCCTGA